A portion of the Pseudopipra pipra isolate bDixPip1 chromosome 1, bDixPip1.hap1, whole genome shotgun sequence genome contains these proteins:
- the STX17 gene encoding syntaxin-17, with translation MSEDEEKVKLRRIEPAIQKFIKVAIPTDLERLRKHHINIEKYQRCRLWDRLHEEHINAGRTVQQLRANIREMEKLCLRVRQEDIPALERMINPVKEEASFAIKDFLQLHCESAEELRRQLEGQEDASLTRSATVGGETLYNMEVKDGSQSLIQIYSRLPEIPQEENAAESWESLEGDLIELSQLVTDFSLLVSSQQEKIDRIEDHVNSAAANVEEGTKNLGKAAKYKLAALPVAGAVIGGVVGGPIGLLAGFKVAGIAAALGGGILGFTGGKLIQRKKQKMIEQVSSSCPELSHQSAKKSS, from the exons ATGtctgaagatgaagaaaaggtTAAACTCCGTCGAATTGAACCTGCAATTCAGAAATTCATTAAAGTGGCAATTCCAACAGATTTGGAAAGGTTAAGAAAACACCATATAAATATTGAGAAG tATCAGAGATGCAGGCTCTGGGACAGGTTGCACGAAGAGCACATCAACGCAGGACGAACAGTTCAG CAACTCCGTGCCAATATAAGAGAGATGGAGAAACTCTGTTTGCGAGTCCGACAGGAAGATATCCCAGCTCTGGAGAGAATGATAAATCCTGTTAAAGAGGAAGCTTCATTTGCCATTAAAGACTTCCTGCAGTTGCATTGTGAATCTGCAGAAGAACTTAGAAGGCAACTTGAAGGACAGGAGGATGCCTCTTTAACCAGATCTGCAACTGTAGGAGGAG AAACTTTATATAACATGGAAGTGAAGGATGGCTCCCAAAGTTTAATCCAGATCTACTCCCGCCTTCCGGAAATACCtcaagaagaaaatgcagcCGAATCCTGGGAAAGTTTAGAAGGG GACTTGATTGAGCTCAGCCAGTTGGTgactgatttttctctcttagtCAGC TCTCAGCAGGAGAAGATTGACAGGATTGAAGACCATGTCAACAGTGCTGCTGCGAATGTTGAAGAGGGAACCAAAAACTTGGGGAAG gCTGCAAAATACaagctggcagctctgcctgtggcaGGTGCAGTCATTGGTGGAGTAGTGGGGGGTCCCATTGGTCTCCTTGCAGGCTTCAAAGTGGCAGGAATTGCAGCTGCACTTGGCGGTGGGATTTTGGGCTTCACAGGTGGAAAAttgatacaaagaaaaaaacaaaaaatgattGAGCAGGTCTCTTCCAGCTGTCCAGAGCTTTCTCACCAAAGTGCCAAAAAATCCAGCTGA